The genomic stretch AAAACCCGCCGCAATTCAAGCATTTGATATTTGTAAAACTTTAGACAAATATCAGACACTTTCAAGGATTTTCAAAAAGATTGCCGAAAAGTAACTAAATGGGTTTTGGCAAAAAATATTTTCTATAGAAGAATATACGGCTTTCGGGGGAAAAATGAAAAAAGTTTTTATTGACGGGCATGCGGGAACTACGGGGCTTGTTATTCGTGAGATACTGATAAAACACGGTGAGGTGGAAATTGTAGAAATAGAAGAACAACACCGCAAAAACATCAATAAAAAAAAGGACTTGCTCAAAAACGTAGATCTGGCTGTTTTGTGTCTTCCCGATGACGCGGCAAGAGAAACGGCGAAAGAAATTCCGCAAAATGTAAAAGTTATAGATACCAGTACGGCGCACAGGACGTCTAAAGGCTGGATTTACGGATTCCCAGAATTAAAAAATTCCGACTGTCGTCAGCGCGGCAAAATCGGCAATGCGCTCAGAGTCGCAAATCCCGGTTGTCATGCGACAGGCGCTATTTCTATAATTCGTCCGCTAATTACGGAAAACGTAGTAAACGGCGACTACCCGTTTTTCATCACATCAATTACCGGATATAGCGGCGCCGGGAAAAAAATGATTCAAATATACGAAGAACGTGACAAAAATGACGAATCATGGGTAACTCGTCCGTATTCTTTACAGTTGAAACACAAACATATTCCCGAAATTATCGCGTTTACAATGATAAAAAATTCTCCGATTTTTTATCCGATTTTGGGAGCCTTTAAGCGCGGAATGCTCGTCTCTGTCGGGCTTGAAAACCGTCTTCTCAAAAAAAAAATTACCGCAAAAGACATCCACGATATTTTTGAAAAATACTATGACAATGAAAAATTCATTAAAATTTTGCCTTTTAACGATAATTCGGTTTTAGCAAGTGCGGGAGAAATTGAAAATGCCTACCTGACAGCAACAAACTGCAATAATACGAATAATTTGGAGATTTTGATTTTCGGAAACGACGAACAAACTATAATCTTTGCCCGTTTTGACAATCTTGGAAAAGGTGCAAGCGGTGCGGCGATACAAAATTTAAATATAATGCTCGGATTTGATGAAAAAACAGGGCTTTGAATAAATAAAGAGAAAATGATGACGGCGGAATTTAAGAATACAATCGGGCAACAACGAATAAAAAGCCAAATTATACGCGCCTTACAAAACGAGCGGCAGGGGCACGCTTATCTTTTTTTAGGTGAAGGCGGTGTAGGAAAATTTTCACTGGCATTGGAGTTTGCGCAAATGTACCTTTGCAAATCCGAAAATAAACCCTGCGGCGAATGCGAAAACTGCAAATCAATAAAAAAATACAGCCACCGTAATTTTCAGTACATTTTCCCGTTAAAATTGGATGAAAAGCAACGTAAAATCGATGATTTTACGCAAGACGGATGGGAATATATTTATCAAAAAACTCGTGAAAGAATTGAAGAACCTTATTCGCTTATAACGGACTACTCCGCACCGATTTACGTGAACAGAATACGCGACGCAAACGACATGATTTTCGGCAGAAGAGGAGAAAAAACGGTAACTATCATTGAAGGGATAGACACTTTAAGCGATATTTCGCTTAATACTATGCTAAAAACTATTGAAGAACCGCCTGTCGGAGCGTTAATCATACTTTTGGCAAGATATTCGGTTATTCCCACCATTCGCTCACGCTGCATTGTTTATAGATTTTCTGCACCAAAATCAGACGAAATAAAAACTTGGCTTAAAATCAAAGCCTCGGAAAAATCAGATGAAGAGATTTCGTATATAGCCGAAATTTCGCAAAATCTTCCGGGCGCAGCGTTGATAAAATTATCAGAAAACGGCAAAGAGATACAAAAATTAACCGATACGTTTGCAAAAATTGTTTTTTGTGAAAAAACCGACTTTTCGCGAATGATAAACTTGGAAAAATTTATTCGAGAAAATTTAGAAAGAAATTTTGATTTAGCGCAGCAAATTCTTGTTTATTTTATTTCCCAGATTCGAATAGGTTTTTTGTGCGCTGCAAATTATTCACAGATAAAACCTGAAATCCACATTCCGAATTTCAAAAATTGGCAGCAAGCCAGCTTATGCTCGCAGGCGGTTGACGATTCAATGTTATCGATAAAAAAAAGCAGTCCGCTTTTAATGGTATTGGCTGATTTAACAATAAAACTGATGGAGATATTTGATGAACGAAAAATCTAAATCATACTCTTACGAAGTGTCTTTCAGGGGAAACAAACGAGAAACTTACGTGTCAAAGCAAGAAATGAGGCGCGGCAGCATTGTCATTGTAAGTGTAGAAAAAGGATTTGACTACGGAAAAATATCCATATCCAAAACTATTAGCGAAAAAGAAGCGGAAACGCTTCCAAAAATTCAAAGAGTCGCCACACAGGAAGATATTGAAAGAATTTCACGAAACAGCGAAAAAGAAAAAAATGCGTTTCGACTTTGCAAAGAGAGAATCATAGAACATAAACTTGAAATGAAACTTGTAGAAGTAGAAATGCAATTCGACGGCAGCAAGTTAACGTTTTATTTCACTTCGCCGCAACGAGTGGATTTCAGAGAATTGGTAAAATCGCTTGCGGGAATTTATCATACACGAATCGATTTGCGGCAAATTGGCGCAAGAGACGAAGCGCGGCTTATTTCGGGAATAGGCCCCTGCGGAAGAGTTCAGTGCTGTTCTTCTTGTATGAACGGATTTAAGGAAATAACCGCGCAGCAGGCAAAGGATCAGCAATTATCAATAAATCCGGTAAAAATTTCCGGAAACTGCGGACGATACATTTGTTGTTTAGCGTTTGAAGAAGAATGTTATTTGGACGCTTACACCAAAATCCCGCGCGCCGGAACTTCGTTTACCGCACAAAACGGTAAAAAAGGAGAAGTTGTTTTTGTAGATATTTTTAAAGAGAGAGTTCAGGTAAAATTTCTGGAAAAAATCGCGAACGAAAAACCGTCGGTAAGATATGAATGGTTTAGCGTTGAACAAATAAAAGCCGGAAAATGCGACGAACCGAAACAATCTCAATTCGGCGCACAGTCCAAAAGCGATGAAAAAACAAACGAAAGGAAAGAAAATGAATTTATACCCAAAAAATAGTAAACCTCTGTTAGTAACTATGGGACTTCCGTATGCGAACGGAAGTATTCATCTTGGACATTTAATAGAAGCGGTACAAGCAGACGTTTTTGTGCGGGCAAATAAAATGGCGGGACGAGACACAATTTATATTTGCGCGGACGATACGCACGGAACGCCCATTCAAATAAACGCTATGAAACAAAATACTACGCCCGAAGAATTAATTTCAAAAGCGTGGGACGAGCATACGCGAGATTATGCGACGTACTCAATTGAGTTTGACAAATTTTACACTACGAATTCTGAAGAAAACCGTCTATGGGTCGAAAAAATTTACAACAAACTGCAAAAAAACGGACTTATAGAAAAGAAAACTATACAGCAGTTTTATTGCGAAAACGACAAAAGGTTTTTACCGGACAGATTCGTTAAAGGAACGTGTCCAAAATGCGATGCGCAAAATCAATACGGCGACAACTGCGAAGCTTGCGGAGCAAGTTACAATTCGGAGGATTTAAAAAATCCAAAATGTTCTTTATGTGAAAAAACGCCTATTCTCAAAGACAGCGAGCATTTTTTTGTCAACATGAAGAAAGAAAAAGATTTTCTTGAAAAATATCTCGCAAAAGACGGCGTTATTCAAGACGATATGAAAGTATTCGTAAATAACTGGGCGGGCGATTTGCAGGAAAGATGCATAAGCAGGGACGAACCGTATTTCGGTTTCAAAATTCCCAATACGCAGAACAAATATTTTTATGTTTGGCTTGACGCGCCGATAGGATATATCAGTTCGACACAGAAATATTGTGACGAAAAAGGTATAGATATAAATAAATACTGGAACGAAGAAAGTAACGTGGAAATTGTACATATCATAGGGAAAGATATTGTTTACTTTCACGCTTTGCTTTGGCCCGTGATGCTGAAAAGTGCAAAATTAAAAATGCCTGACAATTTGTTTATCCATGGATTTCTAACGATTGAAGGCGAAAAAATGTCCAAAACGCGCGGAACTTTTATTTTGGCAAAGGATTTTTTGCAAAGAGTTAAACACGACTGTGCGGCTCAATATCTGCGATTTTATTTTGCCGGTAAACTTACTTTAAACGTGAACGATCTGGATTTTTCAATTGACGAACTCGTAAATGCTATAAATTCTACGCTCGTCAATAATATCGGCAATTTTTGTAACCGCACGAGTACGTTCCTTGATAAATTTTTTGAATCGACGATTCCCGACTGTGATTGCGATGAAGAAATTGAACTACAGAGTTTGAAAATTATGGAAAAGATTATTGAATTTTTACTCAAATTAAATTTCCGTTCGGCGCTCGACGAAATACGGATTTTAGGGAGTTTGGCAAATAAATATTTTCAAGACAAAAAGCCTTGGGAATTAGTAAAAAACGATATGGAAGAGGCAAAAAAAGTGATGACGACCTGCACAAACATGATTGCGGTTTTAGGCGTTGCGATAAAGCCTATAGTACCGCAAATTGTACAAATTTTGGAAAGACAGTTCGATGAAATTTTTGATTATGAAAGTGCGAATTTCAAACGCAGAAATAAAAAAATTCTCCATGCTCAAAAATTAGCGTTACCGCTTGAAAAATCAATGTTTGACGGGCTTTACTAAAAAACTTTTGCAGCATATTTTGAGCGAATTTATTAGTGACATTATTAAATATATTAAAGATATAAAAAATTTTACCGATACTTTTAATATCATTATTATGAAAAGATGAAAGGATGGTAATCACGATGTTACTTGAAACAATACAAAACAATGTTACAGGAACAGCGGATTTTCAAAAATATGACGGAGTTTCACACAAAGAAAACGTTAAATCCGAAAAAATTACGGATAAAAAACATGATAATGCATTTATTTCTTCCGAATCAAAAAAAGTAACAGATACATTTTTTGTAGCAAAAACCCTCGTTGCATATTCCGAGTCATCTATCGACATCCGTGAAGAAAAAGTTAATGAAGTACGCGAGAAGATAAACGACGGATATTATAATTCAAAGGAATTTGCGGATAATTTAGCGAATCAATTGATAAAAGATTTGATATTTTAGTTTGGAAATTATATACTTACAAGTTTTTGTGAAAAGGGTAGGACGTAGAAAATACGTTCTACCCCTGTTTTACAGCGATATATTATATAATTAAATTCGGCAAAGAAGGTTAATTTAGGAGTAACGGGATTTTCGTTTGACGACAGCGTAGTAGAAATGCGAAAGAATACGATGTCGAAATAATCCGTCAAGTCGGCGATGCGATAGAAATAGACGATAAGGACTTGAAAGTTTATTGAGATTATTTGTTTAATGAATTTATTTTTGTAAAAGGGTGAGATTTGATTCTCACCCTTTTGTTTGTCTGGAAATATGGTATTTTACTATATAAATTTCGGTATAAAGGGTTTTGGCAATCAATATGGAAATAAAAAAAATAAACGCGATTTTGGATGCAAGCGAAGTCAAAAAATTGTGCGCCGGCGACGAGGTTTTAATTTCGGGAGAAATTTGGACTGCGCGAGATGCGGCTCACAAACGTTTTGTCGAACTTGTAAAGATTGGTGAAAAACTCCCGATAGAGATAAAAAATCGAATTATTTATTTTACAGGACCGACTCCTGCAAAACCCAATGAAATTATAGGCTCGGCAGGCCCAACGACAAGCGGACGAATGGATGTATATTCGCCGATTTTGATTAGAAAGGCAGGGCTTACTGGAATGATTGGAAAGGGAAATCGAAGTAAAGAAGTTGTTGAGGCGATGATGGAATGCGGTGCAGTTTATTTTGCCGCAGTCGGCGGCGCGGCGGCATTAATTTCTAAGACTATAAAAGAAGCGCAAATCGTAGCGTATCCCGAATTAGGCGCAGAAGCGGTAAGAAAATTGCGTGTAGAAAACTTTCCCGTAATCGTGGCTATTGATTCTTTCGGAAAATCGCTATATGAATTAAGAGGCGGAAATTGAGCGCTGAAAAACCAGAATTATTGCTTCCCGCAGGGACTTTGCAAAATTTGAAAACGGCGTTCCTCTACGGAGCGGACGCCGTTTACTGTGGAATGTCCTCGTTTTCACTGCGAAGTAAAAGCGGATTTTCGCCAAACGATGCTACCGAAGGAATAAAAACGGCGCATTCTATCGGGAAAAAGGTATATATCGCTCTTAACTTATACGCTCACAACGAAGATTTAGAGAATATGCCGAAAATAACCGCGTTACTTGGCGACATCAAACCGGACGGAGTAATAGTGTCCGACAGCGGCGTTTTTTCGCTCTTAAAAAAGGAATTGCCGCAAATGCCGATTTGTATTTCGACTCAAGCTAATTTAACAAATTGGGCAGCCGTCGATTTTTGGCGGCGGCAAGGCGCTAACAAGGTTGTTCTTGCACGGGAATGTTCGTTTGAAGAAATAAAATCTATCCGTAAAAAATGCCCTAATATAAAAATTGAAACGTTTATACACGGTGCAATGTGTATGAGTATGTCCGGAAGATGTTTGCTCAGTAATTTTTTGAGCGCAAGGGACGCAAACCGCGGCGAATGCAGTCAATCCTGCAGGTGGAAGTACAAGCTCAATGCAAAATTTCGCGAAGAATTTGATTTTGCGCTTGAGGAAGAAAATCGCGGCGGCGAATTTTTTGAAATAGACGAAATCGGAGAAGGCAGCCATATTTTAAGCAGTAAAGACCTGTGTTTAATGCCGGTTTTGGATAAATATTTGCAAACAGGAATAGATTCTTTCAAAATAGAAGGGCGGCATAAAAACGAATTTTACACGGCAATCGCCGCCAAAGCGTACCGAAACGCTATCGACGATTGGTTTGAAAATCCAAACGTTTGGAATTACGAAAATTATATGCCGATATTAAATTCCGCCGGCAATCGCGGCTTGACGTTGGGTTTTCACAGCGGCGTACTTACTGATTCGGCGCACGATTACGAAACGACAAAATCGCTTGGTGAATTTCGTTTTGCGGGGATTGTTAGAAAATGGGAAGGAGATTATTTTATTTTTGAGGTGCGAAATACGTTGGAGGTCGGTGACGAAATAGAATTTATACTCCCGAATTTAACGGAAATAAAATTTAAACTCAAAAAAATAATTGATGCAAAAAGCGGCGGCGAAATTTCAAAGGTAAGCGCCGGACAAGAATATTGCATAAGAGTGTTTGCGAAAGATTTTGACGGCTTTGAAATTGATGAAGTTAAAAAAAACATTTCGGTTTTCTGCGTTGCAAAAGTTAAGGTAAAAGGACAGAATTCGAGTGAAAAGAAAATCATTGAAAATAGAAAAATATCGTTTGCGGAGGAAATATGCAAAAAATAGGAAATGCGAAAGTTTATTTAAAAAACGAGGCTCCTGACGCTGATTTCGTTTTAAAAAACGTGCGGGTGATAAATCCGCAGGAAAATATTGAAAAAATTTGCGACGTTGCGGTTTGTAAAGGAAAGATTGTCGCTTTGGGTGAAATTCCGTCTAAATTTTCTGAGGCAAGAAAAATAAATTTGGACGGATGCCTTCTGTTACCGGGAATGATCGACTTACATACAAATCTTCGCGAGCCGGGGCGAGAAGACAAAGAAACTATAGAATCAGGAACTTCTGCGGCGGTTGCCGGCGGATTTACCGCAATCGCTTGTATGCCGAATACCGACCCGATTACCGACGCCGAACAAAAGGTCAGATATATAATTCAGCGTAGCGAAAATGCGCCTTGCAGGGTTTATCCGATCGGCGCGGCGACAAAGGAGTTAAAAGGAGAGGAAATTTCTCCGTTTTACGAAATGTTTAACGCGGGTGCGCGTGGAGTTTCCGATGGAACGCATTCAATCGTTAGAAGCGATATCCTGAAAAACGTAATGAATTACGCAAAAATGTTCGACAAGCCTGTTTTTTGTAATTGTCAGGACGTTAATTTGAGCAAAGGGGTGATGAACGAAGGCGAATATTCGACGATTTTGGGGCTTCGCGGCAGTTCCAAAATAGCTGAAGACATAGATGTCTCTCGACATTTGATTACCGCGCAATATACCGGCTGCAAAATACACATAACGCGGGTTTCATCCAAAGGCGCAATAGAAAAAATTCGGGAATATAAAGAAAAAGGCGTAAAAGTCACCGCGGCGACCGCGCCGCACTATTTGTATTATACGGACAAAGACTTGCTTTCTTACGATACAAACTTGAAAGTAAGTCCTCCGATTCGCACGGAAGAAGACCGCGCACAATTGTTAAAAGCGATAAAAGACGGAACGATTGACGCCATAGTAAGCGACCACGCTCCGCACACTTCGGAAGAAAAGAATATAGAATTTGACAACGCTTCGTTCGGAGTCGCAGGGCTTGAAACGCTTGTGGGTGCGGTTTTTACGGAAATTATTCATAAAAAAATTATTTCGCTTATGGATTTTGCAAAAATGATGTGCGTAAACCCATACAAAATTCTAGGACTTCCGACGCCGAAAATCGCGGTCGGAGAAAGAGCCGATTTGACCGTTATTTCTCCAAATACAAGATGGAAAGTCGATACAAAGAATTTCTTTTCAAAATGCGCCAACTCCGCATTTTTAGGAAAGGAATTTACCGGAATGCCGGTAATGACGATTGTTGACGGGAAAATTATGTTTGAAAGGGAATGTTCTTGACAGAGAAGAACGAAAACATTTTAGTGTCGGTGGTTATGGCGTTTCATAACGGAGATAATACCGATGTTGCGAAAATAACAATAGGCAGTATTTTATCGCAGACACACAAAAATTTTGAACTCATTGTGTCGGTTGGAGGCGAAATTAGCGCGGAAAAAAATGAAATGCTGCGCAAATACGTCGAAAAAGACGCGCGGGTCAAGATTTTATTAAGTAAAATCAATACCGGCCCATCGTTTTCCAGAAACAGAGGCATAGAAATCGCGTCCGGGAAATATGTTTCTATTGCCGACAGCGACGATATATTTTTTGAAGACAAAATCGAAAAACAACTAAATAAAATCATCGAAAAAAATTTGGATTTTTTGGGCTGCGGATATTTGGAATTTCGTAATAATTATAAGACGGAAAAAACGACGCAGAGAATTTTGCCGAAAAATTACGAAAACATAAAAAAAACACTTCCGTTTGCAAATCCCATGGCGAATTCGGCGTTATTTATTAAAACCCACATCATAAAGGAATTTTTATACGATGAAAAATTTAGACCGGGTGACGGTGAAGATTACGATTTGACGATTCGTCTTTTGAAAGCGGGAAAATTAGCCGAAAACATCGCACAACCGCTATTTTTTTATAGATTAGGCGGCAATTTTGAAAAAAAGCACGCTAATATAAGATGCTCAATAAGAGATTTGCAGCACAAACTCAAAGCTGCGCCCATTCTGCCGTTTTGGTGGTTTCCCGCGATACTTTTGTCTGCGATTTTGGCATTTATCTTTCGTCTTCTTCCACCTGAAATATTTCGTATGACGAGAAATTTCAGACATGTGTTTTTTGGCGGAAAGAATAGTTAAATCTTAAATAATCATTTCACTCGTCCGCGTAAAATCGACGGCACATAACGATTCCCGTCCGGCTGTTCAATAATTGTCCAATTGTTAAATTCAAATCCTAACGAAAATGTAAAACGGCCGCCTCCTATAGGCGCGTCTCGGCTAATTCCGTAGTCATAACGAAATCCTATTGCAAGCGGGTAGGAATTGAAAGCGAATGTAGAAAGCCGTAATTCCGCGCCGACGTAAAGCAATACGTCGTCGATTGTCTTGTCTTCTATATCACGAATTGAATGTGCAGGCAATACTCCGCCAAAATTGACGGCTCCGTAAAGTTTGTCAAAATAGAAAATCCACCATTTTTTCGCAATCCCTTTAGACGAAGTAAGCGGGAATCTATACGACGAATGCAGTTCTAAAAGTACCTTGTCGCTCGCTACGACAGAATCTTCGTTCATTTTTACAAATGAAGTATCGCCTTTTGAGCCGATAATCTGCTGTGTCTTACTGTGAGCTCGATACGAGTACGAATACCCTGGAATTTTCTGTACAGGATAAAAGAAATCCGGCAGATCTTCTGAAAAAGCAAACGGATTTTTCTCGTAATTAGCCTTGATTTTATCGGCTGTTTTTGGAGTTTCTTTAATTACGGACGCATTTAATTGAATCGCGAAATCCACTTTATCGCTGATTAACCAACTAGGCTTTCCCAAAAAAAGTCCGAGTTTGTATGAATTGAAATTATACGGCTCATTGTTTTCCTTTATTTTCCCATTCTCAATTTTTATGACTTCTTCGTTATTTGCATAATTTCCGTGATTAAAATCGTATTGAAATTGCGCGGTAAAGCCTTTCGGCGACAAAACATTGCTGGACGAATAACGCGGGATATTTCCATAAGACAATAGCGCTCCAACTCTGTACA from Chitinispirillales bacterium encodes the following:
- the argC gene encoding N-acetyl-gamma-glutamyl-phosphate reductase — encoded protein: MKKVFIDGHAGTTGLVIREILIKHGEVEIVEIEEQHRKNINKKKDLLKNVDLAVLCLPDDAARETAKEIPQNVKVIDTSTAHRTSKGWIYGFPELKNSDCRQRGKIGNALRVANPGCHATGAISIIRPLITENVVNGDYPFFITSITGYSGAGKKMIQIYEERDKNDESWVTRPYSLQLKHKHIPEIIAFTMIKNSPIFYPILGAFKRGMLVSVGLENRLLKKKITAKDIHDIFEKYYDNEKFIKILPFNDNSVLASAGEIENAYLTATNCNNTNNLEILIFGNDEQTIIFARFDNLGKGASGAAIQNLNIMLGFDEKTGL
- a CDS encoding stage 0 sporulation protein, with translation MNEKSKSYSYEVSFRGNKRETYVSKQEMRRGSIVIVSVEKGFDYGKISISKTISEKEAETLPKIQRVATQEDIERISRNSEKEKNAFRLCKERIIEHKLEMKLVEVEMQFDGSKLTFYFTSPQRVDFRELVKSLAGIYHTRIDLRQIGARDEARLISGIGPCGRVQCCSSCMNGFKEITAQQAKDQQLSINPVKISGNCGRYICCLAFEEECYLDAYTKIPRAGTSFTAQNGKKGEVVFVDIFKERVQVKFLEKIANEKPSVRYEWFSVEQIKAGKCDEPKQSQFGAQSKSDEKTNERKENEFIPKK
- the metG gene encoding methionine--tRNA ligase is translated as MNLYPKNSKPLLVTMGLPYANGSIHLGHLIEAVQADVFVRANKMAGRDTIYICADDTHGTPIQINAMKQNTTPEELISKAWDEHTRDYATYSIEFDKFYTTNSEENRLWVEKIYNKLQKNGLIEKKTIQQFYCENDKRFLPDRFVKGTCPKCDAQNQYGDNCEACGASYNSEDLKNPKCSLCEKTPILKDSEHFFVNMKKEKDFLEKYLAKDGVIQDDMKVFVNNWAGDLQERCISRDEPYFGFKIPNTQNKYFYVWLDAPIGYISSTQKYCDEKGIDINKYWNEESNVEIVHIIGKDIVYFHALLWPVMLKSAKLKMPDNLFIHGFLTIEGEKMSKTRGTFILAKDFLQRVKHDCAAQYLRFYFAGKLTLNVNDLDFSIDELVNAINSTLVNNIGNFCNRTSTFLDKFFESTIPDCDCDEEIELQSLKIMEKIIEFLLKLNFRSALDEIRILGSLANKYFQDKKPWELVKNDMEEAKKVMTTCTNMIAVLGVAIKPIVPQIVQILERQFDEIFDYESANFKRRNKKILHAQKLALPLEKSMFDGLY
- a CDS encoding flagellar biosynthesis anti-sigma factor FlgM, with protein sequence MVITMLLETIQNNVTGTADFQKYDGVSHKENVKSEKITDKKHDNAFISSESKKVTDTFFVAKTLVAYSESSIDIREEKVNEVREKINDGYYNSKEFADNLANQLIKDLIF
- a CDS encoding Fe-S-containing hydro-lyase, with amino-acid sequence MEIKKINAILDASEVKKLCAGDEVLISGEIWTARDAAHKRFVELVKIGEKLPIEIKNRIIYFTGPTPAKPNEIIGSAGPTTSGRMDVYSPILIRKAGLTGMIGKGNRSKEVVEAMMECGAVYFAAVGGAAALISKTIKEAQIVAYPELGAEAVRKLRVENFPVIVAIDSFGKSLYELRGGN
- a CDS encoding U32 family peptidase is translated as MSAEKPELLLPAGTLQNLKTAFLYGADAVYCGMSSFSLRSKSGFSPNDATEGIKTAHSIGKKVYIALNLYAHNEDLENMPKITALLGDIKPDGVIVSDSGVFSLLKKELPQMPICISTQANLTNWAAVDFWRRQGANKVVLARECSFEEIKSIRKKCPNIKIETFIHGAMCMSMSGRCLLSNFLSARDANRGECSQSCRWKYKLNAKFREEFDFALEEENRGGEFFEIDEIGEGSHILSSKDLCLMPVLDKYLQTGIDSFKIEGRHKNEFYTAIAAKAYRNAIDDWFENPNVWNYENYMPILNSAGNRGLTLGFHSGVLTDSAHDYETTKSLGEFRFAGIVRKWEGDYFIFEVRNTLEVGDEIEFILPNLTEIKFKLKKIIDAKSGGEISKVSAGQEYCIRVFAKDFDGFEIDEVKKNISVFCVAKVKVKGQNSSEKKIIENRKISFAEEICKK
- a CDS encoding dihydroorotase is translated as MQKIGNAKVYLKNEAPDADFVLKNVRVINPQENIEKICDVAVCKGKIVALGEIPSKFSEARKINLDGCLLLPGMIDLHTNLREPGREDKETIESGTSAAVAGGFTAIACMPNTDPITDAEQKVRYIIQRSENAPCRVYPIGAATKELKGEEISPFYEMFNAGARGVSDGTHSIVRSDILKNVMNYAKMFDKPVFCNCQDVNLSKGVMNEGEYSTILGLRGSSKIAEDIDVSRHLITAQYTGCKIHITRVSSKGAIEKIREYKEKGVKVTAATAPHYLYYTDKDLLSYDTNLKVSPPIRTEEDRAQLLKAIKDGTIDAIVSDHAPHTSEEKNIEFDNASFGVAGLETLVGAVFTEIIHKKIISLMDFAKMMCVNPYKILGLPTPKIAVGERADLTVISPNTRWKVDTKNFFSKCANSAFLGKEFTGMPVMTIVDGKIMFERECS
- a CDS encoding glycosyltransferase family 2 protein gives rise to the protein MTEKNENILVSVVMAFHNGDNTDVAKITIGSILSQTHKNFELIVSVGGEISAEKNEMLRKYVEKDARVKILLSKINTGPSFSRNRGIEIASGKYVSIADSDDIFFEDKIEKQLNKIIEKNLDFLGCGYLEFRNNYKTEKTTQRILPKNYENIKKTLPFANPMANSALFIKTHIIKEFLYDEKFRPGDGEDYDLTIRLLKAGKLAENIAQPLFFYRLGGNFEKKHANIRCSIRDLQHKLKAAPILPFWWFPAILLSAILAFIFRLLPPEIFRMTRNFRHVFFGGKNS